The Synchiropus splendidus isolate RoL2022-P1 chromosome 5, RoL_Sspl_1.0, whole genome shotgun sequence DNA window ACGTGAGCTGAGCTGGGGGAAGCCAGAGTCGGGTCCTGACAAGTTGCAGACTTGGCCGTCCAAATGCACCGTGGCGTCCGCCATGGAGTCTACTCTTCCTGTGCATCCGCCATCCCGGCTGGTCGACTGGGTCTGCGTGTCTCTGCAGGAACAGAGAAGGATCGACACTGGCGCTTTGATGGTGGATGTCCGTCCTGCAGGCATCAAGACCCgcaacagcagcacagctcATCTGACCACCAACCAAATGAACAACTTCTTCCACCTGAGCAGTGGGATGCTCTGCACCAGCAGTGAGGTACAATGCTTAATATCCGTTTATCATTCTCCTCTCATAGGAGTTACTATTTCAAAACTGTGTGAGTTCATGTGACAGTGTGTTAAGTTTCTTGGGTCATACATTGTGTGGttggtgtgaatgtgtgtgttgtgagtgtGATCAGAAGGCAAAACTCCCGCCCACGGTACAGTGGAAAAAGTTTTCTCCTCTCTTGGCTGGTTGCCACTAACAGACATGTCAGGAGGAAATTCAAATCACTACGATAATTCAATAACAGCTTATACTACAGTAGTTTTATACCTCTCACACTAAAAGACTTTCATTGTTTCCACATTGGATTAGATTATTTGTGCCCGgtttgtttcattaaaatgtgacTATGGGTTTGTGATTGACTTTATCTGCCGAGTCCACAGAATCTTTACAAAATAGTTCTAGCTTGTAAACCATGTCCAAATATTTAGGAGACACAAGTCTGTCAACAATATTTCCGCTGCATCATGAACTCTAGACTGAGGGGACAAGTCTGTGTTTTGCCATTTGTGGGTGCCTCAGGCTTACATCTCCAGGACATTCATCCTAATTCTTTTCCATATTTTTCATCTGCAAAACAATGATCACAGTAGTGTGGACGGgtgcaaacacaacacatttgtcACCATCAACACATGAAGATCGATTTATTTTAGTGATTGGATCGTACAAGGTGTGTCACAAAAGTTCCACGCCTGGTGCCACAAAAATATATTCCAAACCCAAACGACAAACAAAGAGGCTTTCCCTTCAAAATTATCCCCTTGGAGTATGTTAGTGTGATCTAAGCTCTCTGCAGCCATCAAGCTTTTTCTGATTCTGGTGGTCAAGTAATGAGCACAGAGCAACAAACGAACTTGAAGAGTGATGACCCTACTCAGCAAGTTCGGTTGGGTTTCTAGGTCCCAATTCATGCCTGATTCAAGCACCACCTGCCTGATGCGCTCATCATTGACCTCAGTCCTGGTCATTCAGGTCCAGCCACTtctcaaaaacatttgaacattACATTGTCTCATCTCCCTACTCTTGCTGCATCCATCCCATTGCTTCTAATGGAGTTTTCCCGAACCATACCAGAGACTTCAAGTTTGTTTGTTACTCTGTGCTCATTGCTTGACGGCCAGAAACAGAGGTTACTGTAAGTATGGAAAATCATGTGGAAAAAAGCTTCATGGCTTCTGGGAGATAAGATCACACTTACGTGCTGCAGGGGGATAACTTTTAAGTTTAGTTTATGTGTAGTTTGGGTTGGGTTGCAGTTATAGAACTGACTCTGACACTCCTCATATGGTTGTGTTTTGTGCTAGCATTGTCACCAGTGCTTGTCACGTGACCGGacgtaatagaaatgaatgggtaAATCCTTCCAATGTTCTCAAATTATTATTAGAATCTACAGATTATCCCCCAAATCGAATCCCTGGTCCCTTATTACGAATCAGATAGGTTGGACATCCATCAAAATGTGTCCACAGCTTTTTGACACCGTAAAGTATGTTCACAGGCCATATCACTCCGAAGATTAGTCATGAATTAATAATTTCATACAGAAGTATCCAGTCGATACTTACATTCCATTGTGGACAAATTTATATTCTACTGttgacaaacaacacaaataatAGTCATGTTGACGTCTCAACGGTAGTTAGTTGCAGGGTTGGCATGGAACATGGAACATGTAcatgtggtggtcaaaactATTACTCGAATGGCTTTATTTGattaatgatgtttttgttccatttaTTAATGTAATAACAGTAGGTTCAACAGTTCTGTAACTGATCATTCCAGGTATGTTCTCAGGTATGTCTGTGATTAATTGGTTGCTGGGTGGATTTCATCTAAATGTGATCTAATCAAATCCTAAATTCAGACTTCATTTAATCTGCCACTCATTTGTTACTTCGCCTGTCGATGATACCGAAGGTTGTGCATTATTTAGGGCTctgcttctttgtttgtttgtaagaAGAATAGACACTTGTGCTCTGTATGTGTACATGATCAATTCTCTGAAGTAAGATAGGTTGATTTAATAAAACACTACAAGAACATATACGATTGAGTCACTGAAATAATTCCCCTTTGTGTGAGTCAAAATGTGGCTCTACTGACTGAGTTTGTAGGTTTTCTCATTCATCCCTCGCTGCTGCTGTTCGCAGTGTGTTCAACTGACCCATTTACAGTTAATAAAAATATGCATGGGAATTTTGGCAATGTAGCTCCATCTTCGCAGGCCtgttagcaaatatttgtttgagcAACTACAAGGTTTTCAACACTAAATAGGTCATGTTTCAGAATCTGTATTCTAACCGTGGAATCAAGTTCCGTAAACACTCACTGATGTTGTTACTGTGTTTTTACAGATAAGATGTGCCATCTTATGCAGGTCGTGTCTCACGTAGCTTAAAAGCCAAAATGCACACCGACACATTTATATGTCAAGTTCATTTGTGATGTAATGGTTTTGGTGTAGTGAAAGCCGGTGAAAGATGTATTATCTGTGTGGTTGTGTTCCCTGACAGGCGTCTCACAGAGACAGCTGCAGCATATCCTCACCTAACTGGTCTCTCAACAACACTGAGTACGGCCTGAGCGCTCTGGCTGACAGTTTCTCTGAGCTCTCAGTATCCTTGGACGCTTACACACCTATCACACAGCTCCCTCCTAACTACCTGTGCCACCTGTGTTTCAACAAAGGCCACTATATCAGAGACTGTCCTCAGGTGAGTGACGCTGCGCCAGTCTTATGGATCAAATTCAGATGTATTTGATCTTTGTAgatatttttctttgtggttGTCAAACAATCCCgtctatatttgtatttattcttGAGTGAAACAGATTCCTCAGCACATACTACAGTGTGAGGTGCCTCAGCTGGTTGGTAATGAGAAGCAGATGCACTAATACGGCATGATAGGTGACTCTGAGGAACCAACAGCACAGAAGTAATACCTCTATGTGCAGCTGCGGTGCTGCCATTGATCCTGCACTGCAGAAATGTTTGTATGATGTCATTGAAATAATTTACCAGCTGATGAAATAAGTAAAATCAAGTAAAACTGTCATCATCTGAAACACTATCTATTTCCTTAAACTGTTGCAAGTACTGCAAATGTTGTAGACAGCTCAAGCGAAAGGCAAATTGGCCAGACTGCACACAGTCTTATTTCAAATCAAATGGCCCATAGTTTGATGAAAGGCAGCATTTTTAAAGCTTATGTCTGTTGCTGTACTCCATCGAGCAGCCACAGTCATCCTAAATCTTTTACTCAGAGCTGACAGGAATCAAGGAATGTCAAGGTTCAGTGAGATGAGAGAAACacacaggaagtgtgtgtgaaggGGCTTTAACAGCCGTACTCAGAGCAATGGGGCCCACTAAAGCTCTGCCTCAGATGTGGAACTTGAAGGTTCTCAAGTTCTAAAATGGTGGTCATCATGCTCTCAACATTTAATGGCACAGGTAATTATTTGGCAAGAATAATGTGTGTCTTCTGAGAACGTCCTAACGTCCCAACAAATATGTCAGTCATAAAATAACCTCCTACTTTCAAACCATGAGGCTGTGTCAAAtgattgacatttttaaaaatactcaCTAATTACTGTTTAGGTAATAGGGAGCCGTTGGAGGCAGGTAAGCATTATTCGACTTCAAATTGTATAATTTTCAAAATTATACGTTATATCACACTAAAAAAGAGCCAAAAGATATGACAGGAAAGATCTGAACAGTTAAAGAAAAAGTGCCAGAAATTCCAGAACCTCAGTGGCATCCCAAAGTGCATCATAGGTCTTCCTCTACTTCTAATAACAATAACTCTACTAAAAAGTTTTTAAGTAGTTTACTGCCGTATGGAGTAGAGGTATATGTCTCaaatgcaaaatatataaataaataaattcatgattACATAAAAAGATACAAGCAGAGTCCTAAAACAGAGAAAGTGTGTTGTGCGTGGAGAGTGCTTCCTCACATTGCACAGCTGCTTGCGTCACCTCTCTGGGAGGCGATGTGTTTGTTCCCTCCCTTTCTGGctctccttttcagtaatgctTCTCATATGGCTCCATGCAATCTCAAGCACAGCCACAGTCAGTGTTCATATcagttgtttgtctctgtgagcTCCACACCTCTTAAAGCCCAGACTGATGGTGGTAGCGTTAAATGAAACAGTAAATAAGACTGGCACTGTTCACTTTCTCTGCTGACTCAAGAGGacgttgtgtgtttgttttaatctTTGTTCTTTGCAAACATGAGGCCCTCAAGTCCAACCACTCACCATTGTGCTGTTTTTCCATGTATCACAGTTTGGACTGCTTCATTGGGATTTTTAAGAAATAGCTGATATGTTTACAATTCAACTTTTGCAACCACACCCTAAAATATGTGAAAAATCTGGAAACGATCTGTGCTGCCTGGTTCTGTGCTGTGGAGCCATGATGTCAGAGCTGAGCATGTGTTGCTAGCCGATCATATGGCTGTCATCATCACAATGGCATGCTCCTTTATAATTCTGTCTGTTGCACAATCCCACAGGGTTTGGTTTGGTTGGTTTTCTTCCTAAGTGATGCTGGACAATGCTGTGGGTTCCTGCTAGTGAAATACCTCCTACTTTTCTAAATCTGAGATGAATTGTAGGAGCTGACTCTGAATCTGATCTCACACTGTGACCTCCAGAGTATGCAGCTCTGACTGCTAGTGAACAAAACGTGGCTTGATAAGGGAAGCATGGTTTCCTCAGAGGGGCTGTGGAAACACAGGTCAGGAAGTTGGGCTTTATTGTTCAACTCTCACCACTGGCAAGAGTTGTCTCCATCCCTgtctgtctctatctctgtgCTCCCCACATTGTGTTGTTGGAAGTAGCCAGTGGCGGGAAGTGGGCGTGTGTCCTAGAAGATTTTAGTCTCTGGTGACAAGAGTCTGGTCGttgaaaagacaaacatttttagGAACTCTGCATGAACACAAGTGAACTAATGATAGTAGCTGATTTGTCTTGTATTCATCGCTTGTGCTTGTAACCTTTGAGGGGTTTTTAACTGACGTGCAggcttgttttctgaaaaaagAACGGGGACGCAAGCTGGAGAGATTCAAAAGAGGATGTGACAGGAAACGGAGTGATGTAATGTGAATGAGACTGATAAAGAGCAGAGACATcagagagcagagaagagaTAGCAGGTGCTCGCATGTCTTTTAATTTGCATTGCTGGTTCCTACTCACCTTGTAGCCTATTTTTGCTCCATGAAAAACAGCCCAAGAACCTCTGTTGTGTTTGAGGTGCTTATGTGAAACTCACCTGCAGCTTGGTGCCTTGGCGTATAATTTAGCACGTGCTGGGGGGATTAGTTCATTTCTGCTTTCTATGCACTCGTCTCATgaataacatcaacaacaacaaacatcaattTAAACACAGCAACATTGGACATGCACAAGGAAAAAGTAGACATGTAtactcccacacac harbors:
- the LOC128758497 gene encoding zinc finger CCHC domain-containing protein 24-like, coding for MESTLPVHPPSRLVDWVCVSLQEQRRIDTGALMVDVRPAGIKTRNSSTAHLTTNQMNNFFHLSSGMLCTSSEASHRDSCSISSPNWSLNNTEYGLSALADSFSELSVSLDAYTPITQLPPNYLCHLCFNKGHYIRDCPQGRPKRRGLTPYQGKVRCFGEYKCPKCKRKWKSANSWANMGQDCIKCHISVYPHKQRPLEKQDSPVDRTKEHPQKLCEKCKVLGFYCRHTQ